A region from the Nocardia terpenica genome encodes:
- a CDS encoding HD domain-containing protein, translating into MASDAVAVPDSALAEAVTDLLAAAAPQVLVNHCRRTYQFGWALGKRRGWKVDRETLYICATLHDLGLTERYDGPAGFEVQGAAAAESFLIEQGCPPERATLVKDAIALHLDGVAAVNDPRPEVVLTAMGTGLDTHGFRVDEIDPRLLDKVVENWPRLGFREWLRRACFDQAERKPESRVAWWVNGGYMGPDIGNPPFTE; encoded by the coding sequence ATGGCATCGGATGCGGTGGCCGTACCCGATTCGGCACTGGCAGAGGCGGTTACGGATTTACTCGCCGCGGCGGCTCCGCAGGTGTTGGTGAATCACTGTCGGCGCACCTATCAATTCGGATGGGCGCTGGGAAAGCGGCGCGGATGGAAGGTCGACCGAGAAACGCTCTATATCTGCGCCACGCTCCACGATCTCGGCCTGACCGAAAGATACGACGGGCCTGCCGGATTCGAGGTGCAGGGTGCGGCCGCCGCCGAATCGTTCCTGATCGAGCAGGGTTGCCCGCCGGAGCGGGCGACGCTGGTGAAGGATGCGATAGCCCTGCATCTGGATGGTGTCGCCGCCGTGAACGACCCGCGCCCGGAGGTTGTGCTGACGGCTATGGGAACCGGTCTGGACACCCATGGGTTTCGCGTCGACGAGATCGACCCCCGACTTCTCGACAAGGTCGTGGAGAACTGGCCTCGTTTGGGATTCCGAGAATGGTTGCGCCGCGCGTGTTTCGACCAGGCCGAGCGTAAACCGGAGTCCCGGGTCGCCTGGTGGGTCAACGGCGGGTACATGGGACCCGATATCGGAAATCCGCCGTTCACGGAGTAA
- the otsB gene encoding trehalose-phosphatase, which yields MNAPTVAIDGRRCDAVLFDMDGVVTDSATRHAAAWTELFDAFLAARTSAPGENTAPFTMLDYERHVDGKPRYSGVADFLASRGISLPDGEPADPGDAQTVCGLGNRKDQLFLERIAREGVPAFASTVALVRTLRGAGIGTAVFSASRNCARVLEAAGIGDLFAVRVDGLDAEILRLPGKPDPATMFEAALRLHADPERTVVVEDAEAGVAAGRSGGFGLVVGVDRVGHAGRLLEHGADVVVADLAEIEVRNGFRRMSEVPDASSSWWRIADRLDADTPAVLLDFDGTLSDIVAAPDTARLVDGAADALARLVAHCPVAIISGRDLDDLRTRVGVPGIWYVGSHGFELLDPEGTVHVHDAGASSASALAAAAAELGDALRDIPGVRVEHKRFAVAIHYRGVPARQVAAVSAAAHAARSRAGLRITHGRKVVELRPDIDWDKGKAVGWILDHLAKPVVPLYIGDDLTDEDAFDAVTADGIPVMVRHPDSGDRRTAAHFAVDSPARVRDLLDRVVAYLADGTTSHVTESWVLAYDGYDPATERLREALCTVGNGYLATRGAAPESRAGEHHYPGTYIAGIYNRLTDVIAGQAVANESLVNMPNWLPVTWRVDGGDWFDIDSVEILFYRQEFDLRRAVLTRRFRYRDGDGRLAAVTQRRVAAMHEPHLCAMETTVTAENWHGRITVRSVVDTDVRNALVARYRDLACDHLTAPIVFRPGSRTVVTVVGTNQSHVALAVAARTIVQDGTEKVMATARSVDESGSFGHDTDVVVGMGETVAVTKFAAVVTGRDHAVSAPEDQAVRLLDRVGEFDDLLADHAAAWESLWGRLRIDLDSSATAARTLRLHLLHLAQTLSPHTIDLDVGVPARGLHGEAYRGHVFWDELFVLPVLDLRFPALTRALLHYRYRRLPEARRLARENGCAGALFPWQSGSDGREESQRLHLNPRSGHWNPDPSRRAHHAGIAVAHTAWQYYQVTGDREFLADIGTELLVEIARFWASSATYDPADDRYHLRGVIGPDEFHSGYPHAPYDGIDDNAYTNVMASWVIRRAHEALHLLAPRTRAELLQSLRITPAERAHWNEVADRLFVPFHDEVISQFAGYHELAELDWDDYHHRYGDIQRLDRILEAEGDDVNRYRAAKQADVLMLFYLLSADELRDLLGHMGYDLPGDMIPRTVDYYLARTSHGSTLSAVVHAWVLARANRDHALDFFTTVLESDVTDIQGGTTAEGIHLAAMAGSIDLLQRCFTGLEIRDDRLILNPHWPPTLGTLTFPITYRGHRLTLRIGAELVEVASEPGDSPPIDIEYRGKRFSLAAGGVVRLLTDLTASSL from the coding sequence ATGAACGCCCCCACGGTAGCGATCGATGGCCGCCGCTGCGACGCGGTCCTGTTCGATATGGATGGCGTCGTCACCGACAGCGCCACCCGCCATGCCGCCGCCTGGACCGAACTGTTCGACGCCTTCCTCGCCGCGCGCACGTCCGCACCCGGCGAGAACACCGCGCCCTTCACCATGCTCGACTACGAACGCCACGTCGACGGCAAGCCCCGGTACAGCGGGGTCGCCGATTTCCTTGCCTCCCGGGGTATTTCACTACCCGATGGGGAACCGGCCGATCCCGGCGACGCGCAGACGGTGTGCGGGCTGGGCAACCGCAAGGATCAGCTGTTCCTGGAACGCATTGCCCGCGAAGGCGTCCCGGCCTTCGCCTCCACGGTGGCACTGGTCCGGACACTACGAGGCGCGGGCATCGGCACGGCCGTCTTCTCGGCCAGCCGCAACTGCGCCCGGGTGCTGGAGGCGGCCGGGATCGGTGACCTGTTCGCCGTTCGGGTCGACGGGCTGGATGCCGAAATCCTCCGTCTCCCGGGCAAACCCGATCCGGCCACGATGTTCGAGGCCGCGCTCCGCCTGCACGCCGACCCCGAGCGGACCGTTGTCGTCGAGGACGCCGAGGCCGGGGTCGCGGCCGGGAGAAGCGGCGGGTTCGGGCTGGTCGTCGGCGTCGACCGGGTCGGCCATGCCGGTCGCCTGCTCGAGCACGGCGCGGACGTCGTCGTCGCCGATCTCGCAGAGATCGAGGTGCGCAACGGGTTTCGCCGCATGTCGGAGGTGCCGGATGCGTCCTCGTCCTGGTGGCGCATCGCCGACCGGCTCGACGCCGACACCCCGGCCGTGCTCCTGGATTTCGACGGCACCCTGTCGGACATCGTCGCCGCCCCCGACACCGCCAGGTTGGTGGATGGAGCCGCCGACGCCCTCGCCCGCCTGGTCGCACACTGCCCGGTCGCGATCATCAGCGGCCGCGATCTCGACGACCTCCGCACCAGGGTGGGAGTACCCGGGATCTGGTACGTGGGCAGCCACGGCTTCGAACTGCTGGACCCCGAGGGGACCGTGCACGTCCACGACGCGGGGGCGAGTTCCGCATCCGCCTTGGCCGCCGCTGCCGCCGAGCTCGGCGACGCCCTGCGTGACATTCCGGGAGTGCGAGTGGAGCACAAGCGATTTGCGGTGGCAATTCACTATCGTGGGGTCCCCGCCCGGCAGGTCGCCGCTGTCTCGGCCGCCGCGCACGCTGCCCGAAGCCGAGCGGGTCTGCGGATCACCCACGGCCGCAAGGTCGTCGAGCTGCGTCCCGATATCGACTGGGACAAGGGCAAGGCGGTGGGCTGGATCCTGGACCATCTCGCGAAACCTGTTGTCCCACTCTATATAGGTGATGACCTCACCGATGAGGATGCCTTCGACGCCGTCACCGCCGATGGAATACCGGTCATGGTGCGCCATCCCGACTCCGGTGACCGGCGCACCGCCGCCCATTTCGCGGTGGACAGTCCCGCTCGGGTGCGCGATCTGCTCGATCGCGTCGTCGCCTACCTCGCGGACGGAACCACCTCGCACGTGACCGAGTCCTGGGTGTTGGCCTACGACGGCTACGATCCGGCCACCGAACGACTGCGCGAGGCGCTGTGCACCGTGGGCAACGGTTATCTCGCCACCCGCGGTGCCGCACCCGAATCTCGCGCCGGAGAACATCATTACCCGGGCACCTACATTGCCGGTATCTACAATCGGCTCACCGATGTGATCGCCGGGCAGGCCGTCGCCAACGAAAGCCTGGTCAACATGCCGAACTGGCTGCCGGTGACCTGGCGCGTCGACGGCGGGGACTGGTTCGACATCGATTCCGTCGAGATCCTGTTCTACCGGCAGGAATTCGATCTGCGCCGGGCCGTGCTGACCCGGCGGTTCCGTTACCGCGACGGCGACGGGCGGCTCGCCGCCGTCACTCAGCGCCGCGTTGCGGCCATGCACGAACCGCACCTGTGCGCGATGGAAACCACTGTCACGGCGGAGAATTGGCACGGGCGGATCACGGTCCGCTCGGTCGTCGACACCGACGTGCGTAATGCGCTGGTGGCGCGCTACCGCGACCTGGCCTGCGATCATCTCACTGCGCCGATCGTCTTCCGGCCCGGCTCGCGGACCGTGGTGACGGTCGTCGGTACCAACCAGTCGCATGTCGCGCTCGCGGTCGCGGCCCGCACCATCGTGCAGGACGGCACCGAAAAGGTCATGGCGACAGCACGATCCGTCGACGAGTCCGGATCGTTCGGGCATGACACCGACGTCGTCGTCGGCATGGGGGAGACGGTCGCGGTGACCAAATTCGCCGCCGTCGTCACCGGCCGCGACCACGCGGTGTCCGCTCCCGAAGACCAGGCGGTGCGCCTGCTGGATCGAGTCGGCGAATTCGACGACCTGCTCGCCGACCACGCCGCGGCGTGGGAGAGCCTGTGGGGACGGCTGCGCATCGACCTGGACAGCAGCGCCACCGCCGCCCGCACCCTGCGACTGCATCTGCTGCATCTGGCCCAGACGCTGTCCCCGCACACCATCGACCTCGATGTCGGCGTCCCGGCCCGCGGCCTGCACGGTGAGGCGTATCGCGGCCACGTGTTCTGGGACGAGCTGTTCGTTCTTCCGGTGCTGGATCTCCGCTTTCCCGCTCTCACTCGGGCGCTGCTGCACTATCGGTACCGCCGACTCCCCGAAGCCCGCCGCCTGGCCCGCGAGAACGGCTGCGCCGGAGCGCTTTTCCCGTGGCAGTCCGGCAGCGACGGCCGCGAGGAGAGCCAGCGGCTGCACCTGAATCCCCGCTCCGGACACTGGAATCCGGACCCCAGCCGCCGCGCGCACCACGCCGGAATCGCCGTCGCCCACACCGCATGGCAGTACTACCAGGTGACCGGCGACCGAGAGTTCCTGGCCGACATCGGAACCGAGCTGCTGGTGGAGATCGCCCGCTTCTGGGCGAGCAGCGCCACGTACGACCCCGCCGACGATCGCTATCACCTGCGCGGAGTCATCGGCCCGGACGAGTTCCATTCCGGCTATCCACACGCACCCTACGACGGCATCGACGACAACGCGTACACGAATGTCATGGCCTCGTGGGTGATTCGCCGTGCCCACGAAGCCCTGCATCTCCTCGCACCGCGCACGCGCGCCGAACTCCTACAGTCCCTGCGCATCACACCCGCCGAACGCGCGCACTGGAACGAGGTCGCCGATCGCTTGTTCGTGCCCTTCCATGACGAGGTGATCAGTCAGTTCGCCGGGTATCACGAACTGGCCGAACTGGATTGGGACGACTACCACCACCGCTACGGCGACATCCAACGCCTGGACCGCATCCTGGAGGCCGAGGGCGACGACGTCAACCGCTACCGCGCCGCCAAACAAGCCGACGTCCTCATGCTGTTCTACCTGCTGTCCGCCGACGAACTACGAGATCTACTGGGGCACATGGGCTACGACCTTCCCGGCGACATGATCCCCCGCACCGTCGACTACTATCTGGCCCGCACCTCCCACGGCTCGACCCTCAGCGCCGTCGTCCACGCCTGGGTCCTCGCCCGCGCCAACCGCGACCACGCCCTGGACTTCTTCACCACCGTCCTGGAATCCGACGTCACCGACATCCAGGGCGGCACCACCGCCGAAGGCATCCACCTCGCCGCCATGGCCGGCAGCATCGACCTCCTCCAGCGCTGCTTCACCGGCCTGGAAATCCGCGACGACCGCCTGATCCTCAACCCCCACTGGCCACCAACCCTCGGCACCCTGACCTTCCCGATCACCTACCGCGGCCACCGCCTGACCCTCCGCATCGGCGCGGAACTGGTCGAGGTCGCCTCCGAACCCGGAGATTCGCCGCCGATCGACATCGAATACCGAGGCAAGCGATTCAGCCTGGCCGCGGGCGGTGTGGTGCGGTTGCTCACGGACCTCACTGCGAGTTCCTTATGA
- a CDS encoding carboxylesterase family protein, which yields MTMPAARGLFTRVIAQSPTPRPFSPELADAVSAAIAETAGAEPTAAALAQRTPRQLVEATSAVQSAPLAHWWGEGRHFAWMSLFQPVVDGEVLPQSPCAALADGAGREIDLLVGHTRDEWRTFLHVPGTPPVTPDLTERVLRDLSPGGDPERYRRAYPHVDDRQLHEIVLSDRLTRIPTVHAAQAHTAAGGRTHLYELRYDRTPIAAGHNGDIALVFGTFAASTQFYGDPPAAEAWALASDIQASWIAFARNGDPGWPVYDEGSRPTRLYDNDGAHTGPYPETRSLLLWQHHLPCAPLPFATEP from the coding sequence ATGACGATGCCTGCCGCGCGGGGCCTGTTCACCAGGGTGATCGCGCAAAGTCCGACGCCACGTCCGTTCAGTCCGGAACTTGCCGACGCCGTCAGCGCCGCGATCGCCGAAACCGCCGGTGCCGAGCCGACGGCCGCGGCTCTGGCACAGCGCACACCGCGACAACTCGTCGAGGCCACCTCCGCGGTGCAGTCCGCACCCCTCGCCCACTGGTGGGGTGAAGGCCGACACTTCGCCTGGATGTCGCTGTTCCAACCGGTTGTCGACGGCGAGGTGCTGCCGCAGTCCCCCTGTGCGGCGCTCGCCGACGGCGCGGGCCGCGAGATCGATCTGCTGGTCGGTCACACCCGCGACGAATGGCGGACCTTTCTCCACGTACCAGGCACTCCTCCGGTCACCCCGGATCTGACCGAGCGGGTGCTGCGCGACCTCTCCCCGGGCGGTGACCCGGAACGATACCGGCGGGCATATCCGCACGTCGATGACCGCCAGCTCCACGAGATCGTACTATCGGATCGGCTGACGAGAATACCCACAGTGCATGCGGCGCAAGCACATACCGCCGCCGGCGGCCGAACTCACCTGTACGAGCTGCGATACGATCGGACACCGATCGCCGCCGGCCACAACGGCGATATCGCCCTCGTCTTCGGAACTTTCGCGGCGTCGACACAGTTCTACGGCGATCCGCCCGCCGCCGAGGCGTGGGCGCTGGCATCGGATATACAAGCATCATGGATTGCGTTCGCACGCAACGGAGATCCCGGTTGGCCGGTCTACGATGAAGGCAGCCGACCGACACGGCTGTACGACAACGACGGCGCCCATACCGGCCCCTATCCCGAAACCCGATCTCTGCTCCTCTGGCAACACCACCTGCCTTGCGCACCACTACCTTTCGCTACCGAACCCTGA
- a CDS encoding DUF4360 domain-containing protein, protein MYKKLAALGAALFAFSLPMSGSPAVGAPVSGPNTLFPLGRITVDVVTVNGSGCPQGTAAVAVAADNTAFTVTYSQFTALVGVGADPTDFRKNCQLVLQVHVPQGFTYGIASADYRGFAHLGAGATALERARYYFQGDSATEYVDHPLSGFYDDDWQMTDTTDVGAIVFQPCGQTRDFNINTELRVKAGTSDPYTTTSFITMDSTDGSIVTTYHFAWKQC, encoded by the coding sequence ATGTACAAAAAGTTGGCCGCCCTGGGCGCTGCCCTTTTCGCCTTCTCCCTGCCGATGTCGGGTTCACCAGCCGTCGGTGCCCCGGTATCCGGCCCGAATACGCTCTTTCCCCTCGGCCGGATCACCGTCGATGTCGTGACCGTCAATGGATCCGGCTGCCCCCAGGGCACAGCGGCTGTGGCGGTCGCTGCCGATAACACGGCCTTCACCGTGACCTACAGCCAGTTCACGGCACTGGTGGGTGTGGGAGCCGACCCGACCGACTTCCGGAAGAACTGCCAGCTCGTTCTGCAAGTACATGTCCCGCAGGGCTTCACCTACGGGATAGCTTCCGCGGACTACCGCGGCTTCGCGCACCTGGGCGCCGGAGCGACAGCTCTGGAAAGGGCTCGGTACTACTTCCAGGGCGACTCGGCGACCGAATATGTCGACCATCCCTTGAGCGGTTTTTACGATGACGACTGGCAGATGACGGACACGACCGATGTCGGGGCGATCGTGTTCCAGCCCTGCGGTCAAACTCGCGATTTCAACATCAATACCGAGTTGCGTGTGAAAGCCGGTACATCGGACCCGTATACGACCACCAGCTTCATCACCATGGATTCCACGGACGGAAGTATCGTCACCACCTACCACTTCGCGTGGAAGCAGTGCTGA
- a CDS encoding DUF6461 domain-containing protein, with amino-acid sequence MNTATGGLGWMYDRDLPLVGLTFARQINARELLERMGVDHDTVAVRAPYDFHDELGGLLYVHDGYVVSAGHYGSWAWAWEHGSWKSLYDRGLVLRASIGTAALELHADVNGGVVFRYAEDGRLITGLDITYRVERTGSDPHRFDTEMRALGARLEEHEYGPLGPDGMCYKLAENLGVGVGLDDLNERPVLSGRLLPPTSR; translated from the coding sequence GTGAACACCGCCACCGGTGGCCTTGGGTGGATGTACGACAGGGATCTGCCGCTGGTCGGCCTCACCTTCGCGCGTCAGATCAACGCCCGGGAGCTATTGGAGCGGATGGGTGTCGACCACGACACCGTGGCGGTGCGCGCGCCGTATGACTTCCACGACGAGTTGGGCGGCCTTCTCTATGTACACGACGGATATGTGGTCAGCGCAGGGCATTACGGAAGCTGGGCCTGGGCGTGGGAGCACGGCAGTTGGAAATCCCTCTATGACCGCGGCTTGGTGCTGCGCGCCTCGATCGGAACCGCGGCACTGGAGTTGCACGCCGACGTGAATGGCGGAGTGGTGTTCCGGTACGCCGAGGACGGCCGTCTCATCACCGGACTCGACATCACCTACAGAGTCGAACGGACAGGCAGCGACCCGCACCGCTTCGACACCGAGATGCGGGCCCTCGGCGCCCGGCTCGAAGAACACGAATACGGCCCCTTGGGGCCCGACGGAATGTGTTACAAGCTTGCGGAGAACCTCGGCGTCGGGGTGGGTCTGGATGACCTCAACGAACGTCCCGTCCTCAGCGGCCGACTCCTGCCCCCGACCTCGCGGTAG
- a CDS encoding nitroreductase has translation MDVYEAVASRQSIRTFTDRPVARDVLDRVLTAAARTPSGGNLQPWHIYVVTGDRLVELKKRIAERVAIGDRGDEPEFAYYPPNMASPYRERLADMGSRRYGALGIAHDDTESRARVRAENWNCFGASTALFCYLDRDMPPPQWADTGMYLQTVMLLLRSEGLHSCTQIAWAEYHHTVDEVIAPPAEQILFCGMSIGFAHPTATHPYLPRAPLSETVTFLE, from the coding sequence GTGGATGTTTATGAGGCAGTAGCGAGTAGGCAGTCTATTCGTACGTTCACCGATCGACCGGTGGCGCGCGATGTGCTGGACAGGGTACTGACAGCGGCCGCTCGCACGCCGTCGGGCGGCAATCTGCAGCCGTGGCATATCTACGTTGTGACCGGTGATCGGCTGGTGGAGTTGAAGAAGCGCATCGCCGAGCGGGTGGCCATCGGTGACCGTGGCGACGAGCCGGAGTTCGCGTACTACCCACCGAACATGGCTTCGCCCTATCGGGAACGTCTCGCGGATATGGGATCTCGTCGATACGGTGCGCTCGGTATCGCTCACGACGACACCGAATCTCGCGCTCGGGTCCGGGCCGAGAACTGGAACTGTTTCGGAGCTTCTACCGCGCTGTTCTGCTATCTGGACCGAGACATGCCCCCGCCGCAGTGGGCGGACACGGGTATGTACCTACAGACGGTGATGTTGCTGTTGCGGTCCGAAGGACTACACAGCTGCACCCAAATCGCGTGGGCGGAGTATCACCACACGGTCGATGAGGTGATCGCACCGCCAGCGGAGCAGATCCTGTTCTGCGGTATGTCCATAGGCTTCGCCCACCCCACCGCCACTCACCCCTACCTACCCCGAGCTCCCCTGTCCGAGACCGTGACGTTCCTCGAATGA
- a CDS encoding DUF4360 domain-containing protein has protein sequence MHKKFAAVSAALFTLAVPMSGAPASGASGPAWTSTPPPDKIVIDVVTVNGTGCPQGTAVVAVALDNTAFTVTYSQYTAKAGSGADPTDFRKNCQLDLRVHVPQGFTYGIASADYRGFAHLELGATALERARYYFQGNSPTQYADHPFTGLMDDDWQETDSTDVGSVVYEPCGEERDFDINTELRVKTGTSDPKTTSFITMDSTDGSIVTTYHFAWKQC, from the coding sequence ATGCACAAGAAGTTCGCCGCCGTCAGCGCTGCCCTTTTCACGCTCGCCGTTCCGATGTCCGGCGCACCGGCTTCCGGGGCGTCGGGACCCGCCTGGACCTCGACCCCTCCGCCCGACAAGATCGTCATCGACGTCGTGACCGTCAATGGGACCGGTTGCCCACAGGGAACAGCGGTTGTCGCGGTCGCGCTCGACAATACGGCCTTCACGGTGACCTACAGCCAATACACCGCGAAGGCGGGTTCGGGAGCCGACCCGACCGACTTCCGCAAGAACTGCCAGCTCGACCTGAGAGTGCATGTTCCCCAAGGCTTCACCTACGGGATAGCCTCGGCGGACTATCGCGGATTCGCGCATCTGGAACTCGGAGCGACCGCTCTGGAACGTGCCAGATACTACTTCCAGGGCAACTCGCCGACCCAATACGCCGACCACCCGTTCACCGGCCTCATGGACGACGACTGGCAGGAGACGGACTCGACCGATGTGGGGTCCGTAGTCTACGAGCCGTGCGGAGAAGAACGCGACTTCGACATCAATACCGAATTGCGGGTGAAGACCGGCACATCGGACCCCAAGACCACCAGCTTCATCACCATGGATTCCACGGACGGAAGTATCGTCACGACCTACCATTTCGCGTGGAAGCAGTGCTGA
- a CDS encoding IclR family transcriptional regulator, whose translation MSRESGQPRRRRRPHHRTLDRAAAILDTVALERAPIGLTDLAVRLGAPVSSIQSLVNGLVAVGYLTEENRRYTLGPAPFVLALRAGHRPLETVHHADLVALHEVTGLAVVLAIRVGDSAISIDATDTGDHSVISYLAERHLRLPLHTIAIGRVLLAHLPRDERLDYVTGVESADHREAFALITELDAIRRDGYYCGPSGPLFDNIAVVAAPVHEHGSVVAAVSLVGPHDRVDPHKATLPTLLTDTIRRWSTRSSGALDT comes from the coding sequence ATGAGCCGAGAATCCGGACAACCACGTCGGCGGCGACGTCCCCATCACCGCACCCTCGATCGCGCGGCGGCGATCCTCGATACCGTCGCGCTCGAGCGCGCTCCCATCGGGCTGACCGACCTGGCCGTGCGGCTCGGCGCGCCGGTTTCCTCCATCCAAAGCCTGGTCAACGGTCTGGTCGCCGTCGGTTACCTCACCGAGGAAAACCGCCGCTACACCCTGGGACCGGCACCGTTCGTCCTCGCCCTGCGCGCCGGGCACCGGCCGCTGGAAACCGTCCACCACGCCGATCTCGTCGCACTGCACGAGGTGACCGGTCTGGCCGTCGTACTGGCGATCCGCGTCGGCGACTCCGCCATCTCCATCGACGCCACCGACACCGGCGACCACAGCGTGATCAGCTACCTGGCCGAGCGGCACCTTCGGCTCCCGCTGCACACCATCGCCATCGGGCGAGTCCTGCTGGCACACCTGCCCCGAGACGAACGCCTCGACTACGTCACCGGTGTCGAGTCGGCCGACCATCGAGAGGCATTCGCCCTGATCACCGAGCTCGACGCCATCCGCCGCGACGGCTACTACTGCGGTCCCAGCGGCCCCTTGTTCGACAACATCGCCGTCGTAGCCGCACCCGTCCACGAACATGGCAGCGTCGTCGCCGCTGTCTCCCTGGTCGGCCCCCACGACCGAGTCGACCCCCACAAAGCGACCTTGCCCACCCTGCTCACCGACACCATCCGGCGCTGGTCGACCCGATCGTCCGGCGCGCTCGACACCTGA